The Allocatelliglobosispora scoriae genome contains a region encoding:
- a CDS encoding ABC transporter ATP-binding protein — protein sequence MAEPLLALASVTRTYPGPPAVTALRDANLTIHGGEMVAIVGPSGSGKSTLLNILGLLDEPTSGVRMLAGVDTSVLSDRDRTALRATRLGFVFQSFHLVPYLDCVANVTLPLTHQGFPRQLRRDLAVTALTTVGLGHRLSARPATLSGGEQQRVAIARAIVHEPALLLCDEPTGNLDSENTEAILDLLRRMVTGSRAVVVVTHESYVRDRADRAVEVVDGHVYG from the coding sequence GTGGCTGAGCCACTGCTGGCACTGGCGTCGGTGACCCGGACCTACCCGGGGCCACCGGCTGTCACGGCGTTGCGAGACGCCAACCTGACGATCCACGGCGGTGAGATGGTGGCGATCGTCGGACCCTCCGGCTCCGGCAAGTCGACCCTGCTCAACATCCTCGGGCTGCTCGACGAGCCGACCAGCGGGGTCCGGATGCTCGCCGGTGTCGACACCTCCGTCCTGTCCGACCGCGACCGGACGGCACTGCGGGCCACCCGGCTCGGCTTCGTCTTCCAGTCGTTCCACCTCGTGCCCTACCTGGACTGCGTCGCCAATGTGACGCTGCCGCTGACCCATCAGGGCTTCCCCCGGCAGCTCCGCCGCGACCTCGCCGTCACCGCGTTGACGACGGTCGGGCTCGGGCACCGGCTGAGTGCTCGACCGGCCACCCTCTCCGGGGGCGAGCAGCAGCGGGTGGCGATCGCCCGGGCGATCGTGCACGAGCCCGCGCTGCTCCTCTGCGACGAGCCGACCGGCAACCTGGACAGCGAGAACACCGAGGCGATCCTGGACCTGCTGCGCCGCATGGTCACCGGCTCCCGGGCCGTGGTCGTGGTGACCCATGAGTCATATGTCAGGGACCGCGCCGATCGTGCGGTGGAGGTGGTGGACGGCCATGTCTACGGCTGA
- a CDS encoding VOC family protein yields MRVRGYAPATPCWSEYVAADQGAATAFYCGLFGWSADATFTMNGRAVAGLRPGAPGQPSAWLTYIATDDAAATADAVQDAGGGVLMPPTDLGPAGRAALLRDSAGAVFGAWQHGTLAGAELNSEPNTVCWSEVVTRDGTQATEFYGKAFGWVDRQSELAPGLEYTEWVHGSRVVGGLSIMDERYPADVPSHWRTTFEVSDCAETMTRAAALGATILMPPMDVGVGTYAQLLDSLGGTFSIIEVVPELRSW; encoded by the coding sequence ATGCGAGTACGAGGCTACGCGCCGGCCACCCCCTGCTGGTCGGAGTATGTTGCGGCTGATCAAGGTGCCGCTACGGCGTTCTACTGTGGCCTGTTCGGCTGGTCCGCCGACGCCACCTTCACCATGAACGGGCGCGCGGTTGCCGGGCTGCGGCCCGGTGCACCCGGCCAGCCCTCCGCGTGGTTGACCTACATCGCCACCGACGATGCAGCCGCCACCGCCGACGCCGTGCAGGACGCCGGCGGTGGCGTGCTCATGCCGCCCACCGACCTCGGCCCCGCCGGCCGGGCCGCGCTGCTGCGGGACTCCGCCGGTGCCGTCTTCGGTGCCTGGCAGCACGGCACCCTCGCCGGCGCCGAGCTCAACAGCGAGCCCAACACCGTCTGCTGGTCCGAGGTCGTCACCCGCGACGGCACCCAGGCCACCGAGTTCTACGGCAAGGCGTTCGGCTGGGTCGACCGGCAGAGCGAGCTCGCGCCGGGCCTGGAGTACACGGAGTGGGTGCACGGCAGCCGGGTCGTCGGCGGGCTGAGCATCATGGACGAGCGTTACCCCGCCGATGTGCCGTCGCACTGGCGCACGACCTTCGAGGTCTCCGACTGCGCCGAGACGATGACCCGCGCGGCCGCGCTGGGCGCCACGATCCTGATGCCGCCGATGGACGTGGGTGTCGGCACCTATGCCCAGCTCCTCGACTCCCTGGGTGGCACCTTCAGCATCATCGAGGTCGTCCCGGAGCTCCGGTCCTGGTAG
- a CDS encoding PspC domain-containing protein → MTNLNRPINGRMIAGVCAGLAQRFGWSPGLVRLLFVLSCLLPGPQVVIYLALWIIVPSETKVISGYGTH, encoded by the coding sequence ATGACGAACCTCAACCGCCCCATCAACGGCCGCATGATCGCCGGTGTCTGTGCCGGGCTCGCCCAGCGCTTCGGCTGGTCGCCTGGTCTCGTCCGGCTCCTCTTCGTCCTGTCCTGTCTGCTTCCGGGTCCCCAGGTCGTCATCTACCTGGCGCTCTGGATCATCGTGCCGAGCGAGACCAAGGTCATCAGCGGCTACGGCACCCACTGA
- a CDS encoding glycoside hydrolase family 18 protein — protein sequence MKTLRTALTALLVGTVAATAALVASPAYAGTVTAAFSKDSDWGTAYQAKYTITNGSAVAISSWTIIFDLPAGHTIGSFWDVAITTSGQRVTAKNKGYNGTVAPNASVSFGFIVNGGSGVPTGCTINGVACAGGPSSPSPSSPQSPSPTPSVPPLPVSLPVAPYVDMGSWPTPSLTAMASAGNLKSFTLAFITASACKAMWFNAYDPRQAWAKDQIDAIRAGGGDVKISFGGASGAELAQACTSVSALQAEYQAVVTAYNLRYLDMDIEGAAAAEPASIARRSAALKGLQTANPNLKISLTLPVLPEGLTADGLNVVRSARDAGVNLDLVNIMAMDYYRAGDYGDLAVQAANSTFAQLKTLYPGKTDAQVWRMVGITPMLGTNDDQHIYNQDDARQLVTFAKGKHLGLLAFWEMTRDRNACNGALYMCTNIPQTPYEFSKIFAGYTG from the coding sequence ATGAAGACTCTCCGCACGGCGTTAACCGCGCTCCTGGTCGGCACCGTCGCCGCCACCGCCGCGCTCGTCGCCAGCCCCGCTTACGCCGGGACCGTCACGGCCGCGTTCAGCAAGGACTCCGACTGGGGTACGGCCTACCAGGCGAAATACACGATCACCAACGGTTCCGCCGTCGCCATCTCCAGCTGGACGATCATCTTCGACCTGCCCGCCGGGCACACGATCGGCAGCTTCTGGGACGTCGCGATCACCACCAGCGGACAGCGCGTCACCGCGAAGAACAAGGGCTACAACGGCACCGTCGCGCCCAACGCGAGCGTCTCCTTCGGCTTCATCGTCAACGGCGGCTCCGGTGTGCCCACCGGCTGCACCATCAACGGCGTCGCCTGCGCAGGTGGCCCGAGCAGCCCGTCACCCAGCTCGCCCCAGTCGCCCAGCCCGACGCCGTCCGTGCCGCCGCTGCCGGTCAGCCTGCCCGTGGCGCCCTATGTGGACATGGGATCGTGGCCGACACCGTCGCTCACCGCGATGGCGAGCGCCGGCAACCTCAAGAGCTTCACGCTCGCCTTCATCACCGCCTCGGCCTGCAAGGCGATGTGGTTCAACGCCTACGACCCGCGCCAGGCATGGGCCAAGGACCAGATCGACGCGATCCGGGCGGGCGGCGGGGACGTGAAGATCTCCTTCGGGGGCGCCTCCGGTGCGGAGCTCGCGCAGGCATGCACCTCGGTCAGCGCGCTGCAGGCGGAGTACCAGGCGGTTGTCACGGCGTACAACCTGCGGTATTTGGACATGGACATCGAGGGAGCCGCAGCGGCCGAACCGGCCTCGATCGCGCGGCGCTCGGCCGCCCTGAAGGGTCTGCAGACCGCGAACCCCAACCTGAAGATCTCGCTGACCCTGCCGGTGCTGCCGGAGGGTCTCACCGCCGACGGGCTCAACGTGGTGCGCTCCGCCCGTGACGCCGGGGTCAACCTGGACCTCGTCAACATCATGGCGATGGACTACTACCGCGCCGGCGACTACGGCGACCTCGCCGTGCAGGCGGCGAACTCCACCTTCGCCCAGCTCAAGACGCTCTACCCGGGCAAGACCGACGCGCAGGTCTGGCGGATGGTCGGCATCACGCCGATGCTCGGCACCAACGACGACCAGCACATCTACAACCAGGACGACGCACGGCAGCTCGTCACCTTCGCCAAGGGCAAGCACCTGGGCCTGCTCGCCTTCTGGGAGATGACCCGCGACCGCAACGCCTGCAACGGCGCGCTCTACATGTGCACCAACATCCCGCAGACGCCCTACGAGTTCAGCAAGATCTTCGCCGGTTACACCGGCTGA
- a CDS encoding peptidoglycan-binding domain-containing protein, with protein sequence MRPRARMIALGGGAAVLVAATVVAWIAATTARTPGQRAAQAAPPSRSMITAPVTSDRIVDQLLLDGVLARSATVVVPGPTAVEGATKLVITKVPVKAGDTVNAGKVLAVVSGRPVIALAGAFPAYRDIARGDRGPDVTQLQRGLRARYNTPITGVFDGRTESDLRKLYTAAGYQPVRRPVEASASTTPASPPPTTPTTRMVVPAGEIAFVPTLPAMVTSVPASVGATAGASLVVLASGAWQVHVTVDDATERALSALPPTTALRFGEGPLSQRGTRLVEVRDSPPPTGGTDGAAGPLGQAGQRVAIFEVGGSVGAPPGDPQQVVVEKAKSPDGALVVPVSALWTAADGTVTVTVVTNGGQRREVTVNVLVTVVGQVAVSPVGGALAAGDQVLVSATGGPRG encoded by the coding sequence ATGCGACCGCGAGCCAGGATGATCGCTCTCGGTGGGGGAGCGGCCGTGCTCGTCGCCGCCACCGTCGTGGCATGGATCGCCGCCACCACCGCTCGGACGCCGGGCCAGCGAGCCGCGCAGGCCGCACCGCCCAGCCGGTCGATGATCACAGCTCCCGTCACCAGCGACCGCATCGTCGACCAGCTGCTTCTCGACGGCGTTCTGGCCCGGTCCGCCACCGTGGTGGTTCCCGGGCCGACGGCCGTCGAGGGGGCCACGAAGCTCGTGATCACCAAGGTGCCGGTCAAGGCGGGCGACACCGTCAATGCGGGCAAGGTGCTGGCCGTGGTCTCCGGTCGACCGGTGATCGCGCTGGCGGGGGCCTTCCCGGCGTACCGGGATATCGCTCGGGGGGATCGCGGCCCGGACGTGACGCAGTTGCAGCGCGGTCTGCGCGCGAGATACAACACGCCGATCACCGGTGTCTTCGACGGCCGCACCGAGTCCGACCTGCGCAAGCTCTACACCGCGGCCGGGTACCAACCGGTGCGCAGACCGGTCGAGGCGAGCGCGAGCACCACGCCGGCCAGCCCTCCGCCGACGACACCGACGACCCGGATGGTCGTCCCGGCGGGCGAGATCGCCTTCGTCCCGACGCTGCCGGCGATGGTGACCAGCGTCCCGGCCTCGGTCGGCGCGACCGCCGGTGCCTCGCTGGTCGTGCTCGCCTCGGGGGCGTGGCAGGTGCACGTCACGGTCGACGACGCGACGGAGCGAGCGCTGAGCGCGTTGCCGCCGACCACGGCGCTGCGTTTCGGCGAGGGCCCCCTGTCACAGCGGGGCACCCGCCTGGTGGAGGTACGCGACAGCCCGCCCCCGACCGGCGGCACGGACGGTGCGGCGGGGCCGCTCGGACAGGCCGGTCAGCGGGTCGCGATCTTCGAGGTCGGCGGCTCCGTCGGCGCACCGCCCGGCGACCCGCAGCAGGTGGTCGTGGAGAAGGCGAAGAGCCCGGACGGTGCCCTCGTCGTCCCGGTCTCCGCGCTGTGGACCGCTGCGGACGGCACCGTCACCGTCACCGTGGTCACCAACGGCGGGCAACGCCGGGAGGTGACGGTGAATGTGCTGGTCACAGTCGTCGGGCAGGTCGCGGTCAGCCCGGTCGGCGGCGCCCTCGCAGCAGGAGACCAGGTGCTCGTCTCCGCCACCGGCGGTCCGCGTGGCTGA
- a CDS encoding ABC transporter permease: protein MSTADLPTAEFPTVRSKPGEQPPRRPRTAVIDVLAHAARAVIGRRSRSMLTAAGIGLGIAATVATVGVTASASAAISDKFDAVRATLVTMRYGEDAARPVTDTAQRVARLNGVVAAGLFCPGRQDRSASRVRVGGENKRVTVAAAQPGALTALGATLVSGRFFDDGHGARREPVALLDTVAAEELGVETAAGPAAPMLIFIDGRSVAVLGVYAAPPGETRLTGAVILPYETCLAPGAADVMAPPEMVIRTSLGAADQVADEAPLALSPQDPDAVIALVPPDLRTFRTGVEGDTRALFLGLAVVSLIIGALGVSNTTLISVLERRAEIGLRRAVGASRRAVGGQFLFESVLLGLAGGVLGTIIGVNITVAVALVKGWLIVLEPPLIAAGPLVGLAVGALAGLYPAWAASRVAPATSLRS from the coding sequence ATGTCTACGGCTGATCTGCCCACGGCCGAGTTCCCGACCGTGCGCTCGAAGCCCGGTGAGCAACCGCCCCGCCGACCGAGGACGGCGGTGATCGACGTTCTCGCCCACGCCGCTCGCGCGGTCATCGGCCGTCGGAGCAGGTCGATGCTGACGGCAGCGGGCATCGGCCTCGGCATCGCGGCGACCGTGGCCACGGTCGGCGTCACCGCCAGTGCCAGCGCCGCGATCTCCGACAAGTTCGACGCGGTCCGGGCGACGCTGGTGACGATGCGCTATGGCGAGGACGCGGCACGGCCGGTCACCGACACCGCTCAGCGGGTGGCCCGCCTCAACGGCGTCGTCGCCGCCGGACTCTTCTGCCCGGGCCGCCAGGACCGGTCGGCGAGCCGGGTCAGGGTCGGCGGCGAGAACAAGCGGGTCACCGTGGCGGCGGCGCAGCCCGGTGCGCTGACCGCGCTGGGGGCGACCCTGGTCAGCGGCCGTTTCTTCGACGACGGTCACGGCGCGCGGCGGGAACCGGTGGCGTTGCTCGACACCGTCGCCGCTGAGGAGCTCGGCGTGGAGACCGCTGCCGGACCGGCCGCGCCGATGCTGATCTTCATCGACGGCCGATCGGTCGCGGTGCTGGGTGTCTACGCGGCGCCGCCCGGGGAGACGCGGCTGACCGGGGCGGTGATCCTGCCCTACGAGACGTGTCTCGCCCCCGGCGCGGCCGACGTGATGGCTCCGCCGGAGATGGTGATCCGGACCAGTCTCGGCGCCGCCGATCAGGTGGCCGACGAGGCGCCACTGGCCCTGTCGCCGCAGGACCCGGATGCCGTGATCGCCCTCGTGCCGCCGGATCTGCGTACCTTCCGGACCGGCGTGGAGGGGGACACCCGGGCGCTCTTCCTCGGCCTCGCGGTGGTCTCCCTGATCATCGGCGCTCTCGGTGTCTCGAACACCACGCTCATCTCGGTGCTGGAGCGCCGGGCGGAGATCGGCCTGCGCCGGGCGGTCGGCGCGTCCCGGCGGGCGGTCGGCGGCCAATTCCTCTTCGAGAGCGTGCTGCTCGGCCTGGCCGGCGGCGTCCTGGGCACGATCATCGGAGTGAACATCACCGTCGCCGTCGCCCTCGTCAAGGGCTGGTTGATCGTGCTGGAGCCGCCGCTCATCGCCGCCGGCCCGCTGGTCGGCCTGGCCGTGGGCGCGCTCGCCGGGCTCTACCCCGCCTGGGCGGCGAGCCGGGTGGCCCCCGCGACCAGCCTGCGCAGCTAG
- a CDS encoding D-arabinono-1,4-lactone oxidase: MSGTWQNWGRSESVTPARVEHPSTVDAVVAAVAGARRDGLRVKPIGAGHSFTGIAVAPGVQLGLARLSGLISVDGNLATFAAGTALHQVPALLAPYELAMENLGDIDAQTLAGATSTGTHGTGARFAGLANQVAAVTLVTADGSVLRIDADHELFNAARLGLGALGVLVEITLRCVPAFKLHAVERPERLDGVLESFLERAAAADHFEFYWFPHTTTALTKTNTRLPLSAESRPLGKVKRWIDDDLMSNRVFAGVCGLGRAVPPLIPPVNRLAQRLTGNREFTDISTGVFTTERRVRFREMEYALPRAAITDALREIDKLITARGWRISFPLEVRVAAPDDIWLSTGHGRDTGYIAIHRYFRENHHEYFQAVERIFRSYEGRPHWGKIHYQDAESLSLRYPRFGDFLAARKRLDPDHLFANDYLDRVLGRLSD; encoded by the coding sequence GTGAGCGGCACGTGGCAGAACTGGGGTCGCAGCGAGAGCGTCACCCCGGCCCGGGTGGAGCATCCGTCGACAGTGGACGCGGTGGTGGCCGCGGTCGCGGGCGCGCGCCGGGACGGGTTGCGGGTCAAGCCGATCGGCGCCGGTCACAGCTTCACCGGCATCGCGGTCGCGCCCGGCGTACAGCTGGGGTTGGCCCGGCTCTCCGGTCTGATCTCGGTCGACGGCAACCTCGCCACCTTCGCGGCGGGCACGGCGCTGCACCAGGTCCCGGCCCTGCTCGCACCCTATGAGCTGGCGATGGAGAACCTCGGCGACATCGACGCGCAGACCCTCGCGGGCGCCACCTCGACCGGAACGCACGGCACGGGCGCCAGATTCGCCGGGCTCGCCAACCAGGTCGCCGCGGTGACCCTGGTGACCGCCGACGGGTCCGTGCTGCGGATCGACGCCGATCACGAGCTCTTCAACGCGGCGCGGCTCGGGCTGGGTGCGCTCGGGGTGCTCGTCGAGATCACCCTGCGCTGCGTACCGGCGTTCAAGCTGCACGCGGTGGAGCGGCCGGAGCGGCTCGACGGCGTACTCGAATCGTTCCTGGAGCGGGCCGCGGCCGCCGACCACTTCGAGTTCTACTGGTTCCCGCACACGACGACCGCGCTGACGAAGACGAACACCCGGCTGCCGCTCTCGGCGGAGAGCCGGCCGCTGGGCAAGGTGAAGCGCTGGATCGACGACGACCTGATGTCCAACCGGGTCTTCGCCGGCGTCTGCGGCCTCGGCCGTGCCGTGCCGCCGCTCATCCCGCCGGTCAACCGGTTGGCGCAGCGGCTCACCGGCAACCGCGAATTCACCGACATCTCGACCGGCGTCTTCACCACCGAGCGCCGGGTACGCTTCCGCGAGATGGAGTACGCCCTGCCCAGGGCCGCGATCACCGATGCCTTGCGGGAGATCGACAAGCTCATCACCGCGCGCGGCTGGCGCATCTCCTTCCCCCTGGAGGTCCGGGTCGCCGCCCCCGACGACATCTGGCTCTCCACCGGCCACGGTCGCGACACCGGATATATAGCTATTCACCGCTATTTCCGGGAGAATCACCATGAGTACTTTCAGGCAGTTGAGCGAATTTTCCGGTCATATGAGGGTCGTCCTCATTGGGGTAAGATTCACTATCAGGACGCCGAGTCGCTGAGCCTTCGCTACCCCCGGTTCGGAGACTTCCTCGCCGCTCGGAAGCGTCTCGATCCCGATCACCTGTTCGCCAACGACTACCTCGATCGGGTGCTTGGCCGCCTGTCTGACTGA
- a CDS encoding MEDS domain-containing protein: MLTKHPRVRGTLDHPALFYRGRDALVASLIPFIKAGLAEGEPVLAALPPANLAALRLAMGPEEIPGLRFADMSVAGRNPGRILPLVLDAFVQEAGDRRARIIGEPIWADRTDLEYPACFEHEMLINLALTGQDVTVLCPYDLDSLQPDRIADAELTHPTLLDARGVVRRSARYPHDDEASLLFDQQLPKPPAVAISLAFDGDGLREVRRLITDLGIAADNLAMLQIAVSELSINAIEHGGGSGVLRVWREESYVVGEVESPRLLHNVLAGRLLADPHSLSGRGLLLLNGLCDLVRVQTGSDGTLIRFWLPVAGPDSVEPGPDLD; this comes from the coding sequence ATGTTGACCAAGCACCCTCGCGTGCGAGGCACGCTGGACCATCCCGCCCTCTTCTACCGGGGCCGGGATGCGCTGGTCGCTTCCCTGATCCCGTTCATCAAAGCGGGTCTCGCCGAGGGCGAACCCGTCCTCGCCGCCCTGCCCCCGGCGAATCTCGCCGCGCTGCGCCTGGCGATGGGCCCGGAGGAGATCCCCGGTCTGCGATTCGCCGACATGAGCGTCGCGGGGCGCAATCCCGGCCGCATCCTGCCGCTGGTTCTGGACGCCTTCGTGCAGGAGGCGGGGGATCGACGCGCCCGGATCATCGGCGAGCCGATCTGGGCCGACCGCACCGACCTGGAGTACCCGGCCTGCTTCGAGCACGAGATGCTGATCAACCTGGCCCTGACCGGGCAGGACGTGACCGTGCTCTGCCCCTATGACCTCGACAGCCTGCAGCCCGACCGGATCGCCGACGCGGAGCTGACCCACCCGACACTGCTCGACGCGCGCGGTGTGGTCCGCCGCAGCGCGCGGTACCCGCACGACGACGAGGCCTCGCTCCTCTTCGACCAGCAGCTGCCCAAGCCGCCCGCGGTGGCGATCTCACTCGCCTTCGACGGTGACGGGCTGCGCGAGGTCCGCCGGCTCATCACGGATCTGGGCATCGCCGCCGACAACCTCGCGATGCTGCAGATAGCGGTGAGCGAGCTCTCGATCAACGCCATCGAGCACGGTGGCGGCTCCGGTGTGCTGCGGGTCTGGCGCGAGGAGAGCTACGTCGTCGGCGAGGTGGAATCGCCGCGCCTGCTGCACAACGTGCTCGCCGGGCGCCTGCTCGCCGACCCGCACAGCCTCAGCGGGCGGGGTCTGCTGCTGCTCAACGGGCTCTGCGACCTGGTGCGGGTGCAGACGGGGTCGGACGGCACGCTGATCCGATTCTGGCTGCCGGTCGCCGGACCGGACTCCGTGGAGCCCGGTCCGGATCTCGACTGA
- a CDS encoding isopenicillin N synthase family dioxygenase gives MSLPVIDISSSGAADGIRAACRESGFFYVSGHGVPDEVLKRVDQAAREFFALPEERKAEISMARGGRAWRGWFPVGGELTSGRPDLKEGLYFGTESAVSTRPLQGANLFPADVPDLGPAVLDYLDRLTAVAQTVLSGVAVSLDLPADYFSAGYTADPTVLFRIFHYPPAPAGDDGWGVGEHTDYGLLTLLAQDDNGGLQVRTAGGWIDAPPIPGTFVCNIGDMLDRLTGGYYRSTPHRVRNVSGNDRLSFPFFFDPDFTAEVPPLPGAARVGDDGRDRWDGQDLQAFTGTYGDYLLGKVGKVFPQLRSDVL, from the coding sequence ATGAGCTTGCCGGTTATCGATATCTCATCCAGTGGGGCGGCTGACGGGATTCGGGCCGCCTGCCGGGAGTCCGGGTTCTTCTACGTGAGCGGGCATGGCGTACCCGATGAGGTGCTCAAGCGGGTCGACCAGGCCGCGCGGGAGTTCTTCGCCCTGCCCGAGGAGCGCAAGGCGGAGATCTCGATGGCGCGCGGCGGCCGGGCCTGGCGGGGCTGGTTCCCGGTCGGCGGCGAGCTGACCTCGGGGCGGCCGGACCTCAAGGAGGGGCTCTACTTCGGCACCGAGTCGGCGGTGAGCACCCGACCGCTGCAGGGCGCCAACCTCTTCCCGGCCGACGTGCCCGACCTCGGTCCGGCGGTGCTCGACTACCTCGACCGGCTGACCGCCGTGGCGCAGACGGTCCTGAGCGGAGTCGCGGTCAGCCTCGACCTGCCCGCGGACTACTTCTCGGCCGGATACACCGCCGATCCGACGGTGCTGTTCCGGATCTTCCACTACCCGCCGGCGCCCGCGGGTGACGACGGCTGGGGCGTGGGGGAGCACACCGACTACGGGCTGCTCACCCTGCTCGCCCAGGACGACAACGGCGGCCTCCAGGTACGCACGGCGGGCGGCTGGATCGACGCGCCGCCGATCCCGGGCACGTTCGTCTGCAACATCGGCGACATGCTGGACCGGTTGACGGGCGGTTACTACCGGTCGACCCCGCACCGCGTACGCAACGTCAGCGGCAACGACCGCCTCTCGTTCCCCTTCTTCTTCGACCCCGACTTCACCGCCGAGGTGCCGCCGCTGCCGGGCGCCGCCAGGGTGGGCGACGACGGCCGGGACCGCTGGGACGGCCAGGACCTGCAGGCCTTCACCGGTACCTACGGCGACTACCTGCTCGGCAAGGTCGGCAAGGTGTTCCCGCAGCTGCGGTCCGACGTTCTCTGA
- a CDS encoding cellulose binding domain-containing protein, giving the protein MNAPLAPTLRSGLRPVAIVLAIVVTLVLASLTLITRAGAAVSPFAQRCGIHFCFDGKPYYFAGANTYDVFTYGGSYGDTETQYMDKARIDAHFAHLQADKVSVLRLWMFSHESWHGFETAKGVYNDQQFALFDYAIVSAKAHNLMLIPVFENYWEAYGGIDTRLAWEGLSGGHPGRAKFFNKTQCPGCFTSYKNYVNYALNRTNHYSGVKYKDDPTIFAWELMNEPRYQDVSTAENASGATLRAWVDEMGAYVKSIDPNHLLGTGLEGHEARYGFGGNEGNPFVYIHQSPYIDFTSAHPYPDESWAALDIPKTKTLIRAWISDSHDVVGKPFYMGEWNVKSDWSNWWTQIYAEFEAAGGDGSGFWWYKDGSGGGGHDTVYGAAQLSIFRAHSAAMAAKSTGIPPSVSPSVTRSPSASPSPSRSTSPSPSPSASTSPSTSPSPGGTGACQVVYKVDNSWGTGFNATVTVRNTGTTAVNNWTLTFTAPTGVSLGNGWNATWTFAAPTFTVKAPGWAPNLAPGASWSPAYTGNGPSTTAPTGYKLNGVTCAIAAA; this is encoded by the coding sequence ATGAACGCCCCTCTGGCTCCGACCCTGCGATCCGGGCTCCGCCCGGTCGCGATAGTCCTCGCCATCGTCGTCACGCTGGTGCTCGCCAGCCTGACCCTGATCACCCGTGCCGGAGCGGCGGTGTCGCCGTTCGCCCAGCGGTGCGGCATCCACTTCTGCTTCGACGGCAAGCCCTACTACTTCGCGGGTGCCAACACCTACGACGTCTTCACCTACGGTGGCAGCTACGGCGACACCGAGACGCAGTACATGGACAAGGCGCGGATCGACGCGCACTTCGCCCACCTGCAGGCCGACAAGGTCTCCGTGCTGCGGCTGTGGATGTTCAGCCACGAGAGCTGGCACGGCTTCGAGACCGCGAAGGGTGTCTACAACGACCAGCAGTTCGCGCTCTTCGACTACGCCATCGTGTCGGCGAAGGCCCACAACCTGATGCTCATCCCGGTCTTCGAGAACTACTGGGAGGCCTACGGCGGCATCGACACCCGGCTCGCCTGGGAGGGACTCTCCGGCGGGCACCCCGGCCGCGCGAAGTTCTTCAACAAGACGCAGTGCCCGGGCTGCTTCACCTCCTACAAGAACTACGTGAACTACGCGCTCAACCGCACCAACCACTACAGCGGGGTCAAGTACAAGGACGACCCGACGATCTTCGCCTGGGAGCTCATGAACGAGCCCCGCTACCAGGATGTGAGCACGGCGGAGAACGCCTCCGGCGCCACGCTGCGGGCCTGGGTCGACGAGATGGGCGCATACGTCAAGAGCATCGACCCCAACCACCTTCTGGGTACGGGACTGGAGGGGCACGAGGCGCGTTACGGTTTCGGCGGCAACGAGGGCAACCCGTTCGTCTACATCCACCAGTCGCCGTACATCGACTTCACCTCGGCGCATCCATACCCGGACGAGAGCTGGGCGGCGCTCGACATCCCGAAGACGAAGACGCTGATCCGGGCCTGGATCAGCGACTCGCACGACGTCGTCGGCAAGCCGTTCTACATGGGCGAGTGGAACGTCAAGTCGGACTGGTCCAACTGGTGGACCCAGATCTACGCCGAGTTCGAGGCGGCGGGCGGCGACGGCAGCGGCTTCTGGTGGTACAAGGACGGTAGCGGCGGCGGTGGCCACGACACGGTCTACGGCGCGGCGCAGCTCTCGATCTTCCGTGCCCACTCGGCGGCGATGGCTGCCAAGTCGACGGGCATCCCGCCGTCGGTCTCGCCCTCGGTGACCCGCTCGCCGTCGGCCTCCCCGTCACCGTCGCGCTCCACCTCGCCGTCACCCTCCCCGTCGGCGTCCACGTCGCCCTCGACCTCGCCGTCTCCCGGCGGGACCGGGGCCTGCCAGGTCGTCTACAAGGTGGACAACTCGTGGGGGACGGGCTTCAACGCCACCGTCACCGTCCGCAACACCGGCACGACCGCCGTCAACAACTGGACGCTCACCTTCACGGCACCGACCGGGGTCTCGCTCGGCAACGGCTGGAACGCCACCTGGACCTTCGCGGCACCGACCTTCACGGTGAAGGCACCGGGCTGGGCGCCCAACCTCGCGCCGGGTGCGTCGTGGAGTCCCGCCTACACGGGCAACGGTCCGTCCACCACGGCACCGACCGGATACAAGCTCAACGGCGTGACCTGCGCCATCGCCGCCGCCTAG